The DNA window ccccccccccccaacccacaacagccgaaagtccactttcggttctcaatagacgtgcaaTTTGTAGActaactataaagcataagcaagAAACCAtggcataagctagatcactctgcgtatgtcattaatccataagtcagactttatttgtagccaaatccgacaatgaACCTCCCGTGGAGATaatgcaaaggcataaaaaatccctttttgttctttcgggggtggtcagatttttatcaaaaaactacccccccccccccccactccccactttttcggattcccccccccccccccccccaagaaaaattctGGTTACGGGCCTGGTTTAAGTATGttgtattcctttcagcaacaatttaaagttgtgtatttgtttttggaatctgtttatgggtttaccgcTGGGGCGATGTAATTgatagaagtattgtattggaatttaagttttttttaggtCAAATTGTTTAGAAATAGAGTCGCTGTAAACCCTAAATTATGATTTAAGATTTCCAAGGGGGGGTTGATTTCCGGGACTCCTTGATATTGTTTTTGGTGCCgagatcagttggggtacttttggggatcatttcgggtccttaAATTCACAAATTTGACTCCCgctatattttatgtattggTGATATACTTTGGATCAGTCCCtcccattttttttcaaaatgtagGTCATCCAGTCTCCAACCATATTTCGTTTCAGTTCCAATTCAATTTATCTCGTTGCTGGTGAGCCATCGACACATACTGAACACTGAGTCTCATCTGTTTTGGAGCCCTATAACTCCCATTCGGAATGCTGCCACTAGTTTTGTCCCACCCCATTCATGAtaacccattttttttttgtagagtgAAGAGCGAGCAAAATTGGCGGGAATCAAACCGGAAGAAGTCAAACCGGAAGAAGTCAAACCGTCTGATGTGACACCTGCAGCTACCACAGGTACCCCAACCAAGAATTCCACAACGACCAGTCCCGAGACCAGGGATAATGCACATGCGCGAACGAAAGAGACCGCTGGCCCTCCTTCTCCGACCAAGGTAACCCCGCCACGATCAGCTGAGGACTCGATCCGATCCCGAGATCGGGAACGGGACAGTCCCGCAAGGTTGCGGGACCGAGGCGGAGGGAGCCCTGTGAAGGAGATGGACATCCCTATACGAGGTAAAATAGATAGCCCCACTCGTAAAACAGAGAAGGAAAATGTTGAACCGAACAGACGGTTGCGCGAAATCTCGGTCGCCGACTCGAGGACGCAAGCAAAAGGTATAACGAATGCAGAAGTCCGAGAGCGCGAAAAAATAGGAGAAATGGGCGAAATACGACGCGAAGAAGGTCGTCATGCAGCTCCAAGCCTAAATGAACCAACTGCCGATAACAGAGCTCAAAATAGAGACACGCCAAGACAGGCGCCAGCCGCCAAAACACATTCCTCGTCCACAGTACCAAGAAGTGGCTCTCCCCCAGTTTCTTCCTCGCGTCCTGCGCAGAAGCCAACTTCGCAAACCGCTCTACCAAGCACTGAAATCTCCGGCACAGGATCGCTACCCAAATCCACCAAATCGAGGCCCGCTCCAGCTCCCCCTCTTCAACACTCGTCTGGGAGTCTGAGTCGAAATTTCGAGAAGTCCGACACATCTGGCTACCCAGAGTCCTTCAGTAAGAGGTCACGTGGTTCGAGGGAGAATATCGTCGATGTTGCCGCAGCAGGAAGATTGAGTgagtaatgaaaattagatTATCTTTCCATTCGCGAGAACTTAGTGGCAGGCTAGCAGGCTCGACATATTGGTCATTGGGAAATTTCAATATGTAGAAAATCAAAGGCTCTttgagccaactcgtgaatgcaaatttattttattagttattttcttgtgtgcatgtatacaggatactgaacaaaggatgaacacatccaagatgctgagtacataaaaatgtccttttaccttttttcttGGTCAtgacaccaagaacagtataattatctattattatcataaaaagtaaaaaaaaaacaacgtaTGTTGGTTTTTATACGACTTGATATCCCcttaccccttcccccttcccaaCACCCCTTTAGCATGTGGTGATGTAATATCTTTAACAATTCCAGCGAGACCTGATCCCAAAGCTGTATCCGTCGGTGATGTCAAGATTTCATCAGGGACGCACCCTCCCCTGCAGAACGCTGACCGATCGCAGGCGCAACCAGGAGCCCCCTACCAGACACACAAGGCCAACAACACAAGACCTCCGTCTGCTGGCTCGACCCCTGGTCAGCGAACAGCAGGCTCAAACCAAGGTCTGCAATCTGTTGGTCAGCAGAATAACGATAAGGCGCGCGATCAGAACGCTGAGAAAGTGCGCGTGCAAGACGACATGAAAATGCGGGAGAAGAAATCCTGTTGTGTACTCATGTAAGAATGCCTCCTTACTATTAGACAAGATTGGGCTTTGCGCGAAACATCATCGGGACGAAAGGGATCAAGGGAAATCTAGTTGAAGGATGCTATATTGATTATGAGATAAACGTCCATCCCATAATCCACTGCGCGtccacacaaaaaaagacTGCACTAGGAATATAATAGAATTTGGGTTTCAATTAGAAGCCAGATAGTAACAATTAGAAAAGCATCGAGGATATCTCGTCCAGTTCTCAATAGACCATATATGGCAGACTCGTGCCCAATCCTCTCGGTGGCACATACTCTACCGCGCAAGGCATCACGGGCCTTGGCAATTACCGAAAGTCTTCTTGTTGCCCTTCCCATAATTCttatcaagagaccatgatgtaagagaacgaatcccccgtattagggtatgttccaatgatgacgtccgtgaaaactatttttagaacaagcagttatttttagatacgtctctgattggttagcgctcacgtttcctagcaacataagtcttacgcgcgatcacatcttgagcaatGTGATCCGGCAAAGGATGTTTCGGAAATcttttgaccgaaaataccttccttttttttacgaacgctgtaaaaatga is part of the Nematostella vectensis chromosome 13, jaNemVect1.1, whole genome shotgun sequence genome and encodes:
- the LOC116615282 gene encoding protein phosphatase 1 regulatory subunit 16A isoform X1, coding for MAEHLELVAEIPKVEKLTVQERLEYAKKRRAQQLKRWEREKDNMYGPPPAKKKPSSLRPVNFPPSTVLLEAATRGDIEEVKALLESGIDPNLANEDGLTGLHQACIDGNEDIINLFLEKGASLDATDRELWTPLHAATACGNIDVVEYLMDEGANIVAVNSDGNMPIDLVGEDDDELREVLEAEMEEQGYTEQKIEEIKELGERCMLAEIKDAATKDDDLDRPVTEQGATLLHIATANGYADVVEFLLEHGVSVDAKDKDGWEPIHGAAVWGNENVIQLLVESGADLDAKTPTGDTPLTLCEDPDLQTFIVDLKNKVKANKVKTGRRKRSNSRSLSVKRTSLKDKITISQNEAKAEAVLRVHPQLAFLIPSEERAKLAGIKPEEVKPEEVKPSDVTPAATTGTPTKNSTTTSPETRDNAHARTKETAGPPSPTKVTPPRSAEDSIRSRDRERDSPARLRDRGGGSPVKEMDIPIRGKIDSPTRKTEKENVEPNRRLREISVADSRTQAKGITNAEVREREKIGEMGEIRREEGRHAAPSLNEPTADNRAQNRDTPRQAPAAKTHSSSTVPRSGSPPVSSSRPAQKPTSQTALPSTEISGTGSLPKSTKSRPAPAPPLQHSSGSLSRNFEKSDTSGYPESFSKRSRGSRENIVDVAAAGRLTRPDPKAVSVGDVKISSGTHPPLQNADRSQAQPGAPYQTHKANNTRPPSAGSTPGQRTAGSNQGLQSVGQQNNDKARDQNAEKVRVQDDMKMREKKSCCVLM
- the LOC116615282 gene encoding protein phosphatase 1 regulatory subunit 16A isoform X2 — encoded protein: MKTPVNFPPSTVLLEAATRGDIEEVKALLESGIDPNLANEDGLTGLHQACIDGNEDIINLFLEKGASLDATDRELWTPLHAATACGNIDVVEYLMDEGANIVAVNSDGNMPIDLVGEDDDELREVLEAEMEEQGYTEQKIEEIKELGERCMLAEIKDAATKDDDLDRPVTEQGATLLHIATANGYADVVEFLLEHGVSVDAKDKDGWEPIHGAAVWGNENVIQLLVESGADLDAKTPTGDTPLTLCEDPDLQTFIVDLKNKVKANKVKTGRRKRSNSRSLSVKRTSLKDKITISQNEAKAEAVLRVHPQLAFLIPSEERAKLAGIKPEEVKPEEVKPSDVTPAATTGTPTKNSTTTSPETRDNAHARTKETAGPPSPTKVTPPRSAEDSIRSRDRERDSPARLRDRGGGSPVKEMDIPIRGKIDSPTRKTEKENVEPNRRLREISVADSRTQAKGITNAEVREREKIGEMGEIRREEGRHAAPSLNEPTADNRAQNRDTPRQAPAAKTHSSSTVPRSGSPPVSSSRPAQKPTSQTALPSTEISGTGSLPKSTKSRPAPAPPLQHSSGSLSRNFEKSDTSGYPESFSKRSRGSRENIVDVAAAGRLTRPDPKAVSVGDVKISSGTHPPLQNADRSQAQPGAPYQTHKANNTRPPSAGSTPGQRTAGSNQGLQSVGQQNNDKARDQNAEKVRVQDDMKMREKKSCCVLM